CATCACGACCACGATCTCGATCAGCGTGAATCCTCGCCGCCACGTGAAAGCCGGAAATCGCATGGCCGTCACCAGTCCTTGTACGGAATGCCGTTGAGGCCAACGCGCGTGGACGTCGACGACACATCATAGACATCGGCACTGCCCGCCTGGCTGCCGTCTGGCGCCTTGCCGTAGGCGCGGACATTCCACGTACTCTCGGGTGGCACATCGACATCGCCCGCATAGAACGGATCGCGCGGCACCCGTCGCAGAAACTGCAGCAGCCCACCCTTCGGGTCCTTGGCATCGACGACGCCAGTCGCCAGCACGTCGAGCGTTGGCGGATAGCCGGACATATCTGCCTTCTTCTCGATGGAGCCGAAGTCGCTGGCCTCCTTGTACGCATCCAGCGCTGTTCTGATCTCGCGCAGGGCAACGCGGAGCTCCTGCTCCTTCTGGCGCTGCACAATCAGCTCGGAGAACGGCAACACCGCCAGCGCCACGATGCCCACCAGCGCCAGGGTCACCACCAGCTCGATCAGCGTGAAGCCGCGCCCCCCGCATCCCGTCAGCGGGCCGCGACGCGCAATGCAGAGAGATCCGGGCCTGGCATTCATGGTTCAGGGGCTGCCGCCGGGGATCGAGTACAGCGGATTGTCGCTGGGGATGTCCGTCGGCTGCCGGGGCATTGGCGCGGGCGGCGTCGGTG
This genomic interval from Cupriavidus metallidurans CH34 contains the following:
- a CDS encoding type II secretion system protein, giving the protein MNARPGSLCIARRGPLTGCGGRGFTLIELVVTLALVGIVALAVLPFSELIVQRQKEQELRVALREIRTALDAYKEASDFGSIEKKADMSGYPPTLDVLATGVVDAKDPKGGLLQFLRRVPRDPFYAGDVDVPPESTWNVRAYGKAPDGSQAGSADVYDVSSTSTRVGLNGIPYKDW